GGAGCGCTCGCTTCGCCGGATTGATCCCGGCGTTCTTGAGCAACGGCTGCGTCAGCGAGACGTTCAACGATGTCGGATAGTATGGATTGAACGCGTTGATATAGGTGTTGTCGTTCACTTTCGATTGCGAAAGGCTCACGCTATACTGTTGGCCGCTCGGCATCTGGCCTTTCAAACCGCCTTCGACCGTTTGCACGTTTTGCACGATCGGCTGAAAATCGTTTCCGCCGGCGAAAAACGCATTGGTCGCGGCCGAGGTGGAGTGCTTGACGGACGGTTCGAGCAAGAAGTGGACGTCGAAGGCGCCTTTGGCAGCCTGAATCTGGTAGGACGCGATCCGCGTGTTCGAGGCGGCAATCGAGAGATCCGGATTCTTGAGCAACGCCATTCCGATCGCATCGGAGAGCGTCAAACCGACGAACGGTTCTTGGGCCACGCCGACGATGTTCGCCGCGCTCGGTTGCGCTGCAGGGGGGCGATAGCCGCGAGCCACGCTCGGAATACGCGGGAACACGGCCGTCGGCTGCGGCGTCGGGACTGCCGCGCGCGCCGGTAGCGGCGGGTGCGTGCCCTGCGCGGCCGCCGCACCGAACGGCATGCTCGCGGCCATAGTGGCAGCGGATGCGACGACCAGCGATACGATTCGAGTGTTCACAGTAACTCCTATTCAGCCGGAATGGAACCGCCCAATCGCGGCTTATTGAGTAGCAAGACGAGTGGAGCGAGAAGGATGGTGATGATCGCGGTAATGCGCGAGGTGTCGGCGTACGATTGCACCTGCGCTTGACCGGCGATCATGCCTTCGAGATTGGCGAGCGCGGAGGTCGAGTGAGCACCCCCGTTTGCCGCAAGATACGATGCCGTCGCGGGGCTGGCGAGATTGATCGAAGCAGCCAGTTCCGTTTGATGGACCGAGACGCCGCGTACCAGGAGCGTCACCAGCACCGCCGTAGCGATGCTGCCGCCGACTTGACGCGAAAGGTTGAAGAACGCCGAGGTTGCGGCTACGTCTTTATCCGGAACGCCGCCGATGACCGCGATCGAAAGCGGGACGAAGATCTGCGAGAGGCCTATACCGCTGATGACCAGCGATGCGATGAACGTGCCGAAGTCCGATTGCGGCGTCGTCACGTTCGCGAGCATCCAATTCGAGACCGCCAACAGCACGAAGCCGATGGCCGTGGAGATGCGTGGATCGATCACGCCCCGCCCCGCGAGTGCGGCGGTGATCGGCGTAAAAATCATCACCGCCGCCGCGCGTACGAGAATCGTCAGGCCGGAGAGCGTTGCCGTAAACCCCAGCGATCCTTGCAGATATTGCGGTAAGACCAAGATCGAGCCGTAGAGGCTCACGCCGAGCACTCCGCCCAGGATGCTGCCCGCCGCCACCTGTCGCAGACGCAGCACGCGCAGATCCACCACCGGGATTTTCGAGCGCAGGGTCCACACGACGAATCCGACCAGCGCGATGGCCGCGAGCGCGGTGAAGAGCCGGATGTTCGGATCGCTCAACCAATCGTAGGTCTGCCCTTGATCCAACACGTACTGCATCGAGCCCAAGCCCGCCGCCAGCAATCCCAAACCGATCCAATCGAGTCTCCGATACGTCGGCTTGAGCGGATTGCGCAGGTAGAACCAGACCAGTAACGCGGCCGCGATGCCAACCGGAATATTGATGTAAAACGCCCACCGCCAGGTGAGATTATCCGTAATCCATCCGCCTAGAACCGGCCCCAACGCCGGCCCGACGATAACGCCCATCGCGAAGATGCCCTGCGCCTTACCTTGTTCCTTGATGGTGTAGGTGTCGCGCAAGATCGCCTGAGCCGTCGAAATCAGCCCGCCGCCGCCGAGTCCTTGCACGATGCGCCAAAACACCAACTGCTCGAACGTTCCGGAGAGTCCGCACATGAGCGAGGCGATGGTAAAGATGACGATCGATGCGAAGAAATACTGCCGCCGGCCAAAACGCGCCGCCAGCCATGGCGTGAGCGGAATAACGATAACGTTGGCGATGATGTACCCGGTTACCACCCAAGCGCCCTGATCGACCGCGACCCCGTAATTGCCTTGAATGTTCGGCAAGGCGACGTTGACGATCGTGGTGTCGATAATCTCCAAGAGCGTCGCCGAGATCACGGCGAGGCTCACAATGATCCTGCGCCAGCCGAACTCGACCACGCTTCGTTGTTCCATCATTACGATATCCTGACGGTATCGCTACGAGCGAACTTTCACGTTGGCTTCGACGCTCATGCCGGGCCGCAACGGCATGCTCGCCTTCGGATCGTCGATCGAAATGCGCACGGGGATGCGTTGCGTAACCTTCACGAAGTTGCCGGTCGCATTCTGTGCGGGTACGAGCGCGTAGGTATTTTGCGAGGCCGGATTGATCGAAAGCACGTGGCCGTGGAACGTCGTTCCCTTATAAGCGTCGACCGTAATATCGGCAGGCTGTCCGACGCGCATGTCACCCATCTGCGTTTCTTTGAAATTCGCCGTGACGAAAATCTTATTCGCGGGGATCAGCGTCATCAAGGTCATGCCGGCGCTAACCGTCTGGCCGACGTCGGCACTCTTCTCGCCGACAAAACCGTCGATCGGAGAAACGATCCGCGTGTAGCCGAGATTGCGCTTGGCAATATCGAGTTGCGCCTTCGCGGCTTCGACCTGGCTCGGGTCGGAGGCTTGGAGCAGCTTGCCTTGCGCGGTCGTGGCACCGCCCTGGGCTGCGCCGACTTGCGCGACGGTTGCGCCGACGCGTTGCTGTGCGGCGTTGAGATTTGCCTGCGCGACGCTGATGTTGTCGCGGGCGCTCCGTAATTGCGCCGCCGCTGCGGCCTCTTGCGAGGTCGCGGCATCGAGTTGCGCCCTGGCCATATCGCCGGTTGCCACCAACGATTTGGTGCGATTGTAATTAGCGAGGGCTTGCGCGTAGGCGGCCTGCGCTGCGGGCAACTGAGACTGCGAGGCACGGAGTTGCGCCTCGGCCTGCGCGACGCCGGCCTGCACGACGGGGACCTGCGCTTGGGCGCTGGCGACGTTGCCTTGCGCTTGGGCGACGCCACCCTGGCCCTGCGTCGTGTTCGTGCGCTGATTGGCCGTCGCGAGATCGTAGTTCGCTTGCGCTTGCTCGAGTTGGGCCTGCTCGATCTGATTGTCGAGAACGATCAGAACTTGCCCCTTCTTGACGCTATCGTTGGTATCGACGTTGATCGCGTCGATTTTCTCGTTAATTTTGCTGGTAACGGCGTACGCATCGCTATCCACGCGAGCGTCGTCGGTGCCCTCGTGCAAGCGCGCGTACATGAACCATTTGACGCCCCATATGATGAGCAGGATGCCCAGGATGCCCCCGACGATCCCGAAGATGACGCGTTTGCGCGGTCCGGTGCGCTCCGTGGAATCGCTGGAAGCCACACCCCTGCCGTTGGCTTGCGTGGGCGAACTGGTATGCTCTTGATTTGCCTCGCGCGTGTCCATGTGCGTTTACTTGCTCCTTACGCCGTTGAGAAATACATCGATGAAATACTTGATGGCTCGATCCGGATCGGCATACAACGCCATCTCCGGAAATTTTTTCCGCGACATCACGTGCGCGAAGATCATTCCCATATAAAGTAGCGCCAATTCGCCGGGGTTGCCGACCAGATCGCCGGATGCGACGCGGCCCTGCATATACTCGTTTAACAGCGTGTGAATCGCTTCTTGCGGCCGCCACGTCGCTTTGGAAAAGATGCTCTGTTCGTAATCGTCCTCAACCAGCGACCAGCGGATCATATC
Above is a genomic segment from Candidatus Dormiibacterota bacterium containing:
- a CDS encoding DHA2 family efflux MFS transporter permease subunit; protein product: MMEQRSVVEFGWRRIIVSLAVISATLLEIIDTTIVNVALPNIQGNYGVAVDQGAWVVTGYIIANVIVIPLTPWLAARFGRRQYFFASIVIFTIASLMCGLSGTFEQLVFWRIVQGLGGGGLISTAQAILRDTYTIKEQGKAQGIFAMGVIVGPALGPVLGGWITDNLTWRWAFYINIPVGIAAALLVWFYLRNPLKPTYRRLDWIGLGLLAAGLGSMQYVLDQGQTYDWLSDPNIRLFTALAAIALVGFVVWTLRSKIPVVDLRVLRLRQVAAGSILGGVLGVSLYGSILVLPQYLQGSLGFTATLSGLTILVRAAAVMIFTPITAALAGRGVIDPRISTAIGFVLLAVSNWMLANVTTPQSDFGTFIASLVISGIGLSQIFVPLSIAVIGGVPDKDVAATSAFFNLSRQVGGSIATAVLVTLLVRGVSVHQTELAASINLASPATASYLAANGGAHSTSALANLEGMIAGQAQVQSYADTSRITAIITILLAPLVLLLNKPRLGGSIPAE
- a CDS encoding HlyD family secretion protein, which produces MDTREANQEHTSSPTQANGRGVASSDSTERTGPRKRVIFGIVGGILGILLIIWGVKWFMYARLHEGTDDARVDSDAYAVTSKINEKIDAINVDTNDSVKKGQVLIVLDNQIEQAQLEQAQANYDLATANQRTNTTQGQGGVAQAQGNVASAQAQVPVVQAGVAQAEAQLRASQSQLPAAQAAYAQALANYNRTKSLVATGDMARAQLDAATSQEAAAAAQLRSARDNISVAQANLNAAQQRVGATVAQVGAAQGGATTAQGKLLQASDPSQVEAAKAQLDIAKRNLGYTRIVSPIDGFVGEKSADVGQTVSAGMTLMTLIPANKIFVTANFKETQMGDMRVGQPADITVDAYKGTTFHGHVLSINPASQNTYALVPAQNATGNFVKVTQRIPVRISIDDPKASMPLRPGMSVEANVKVRS